The Streptomyces fungicidicus nucleotide sequence GGCGTCTGTCAGGGTCGGGGAACGATCAGGGAGGGGCCCGTCCGATGCGCCGTTTCGGAATCCGCCGTCCACGGCTGCCGCGTACCCGCACGGGGTGGCGGCGGCTGGTGCAGGGGGTCGTGACGGTGTGCGTGCTGGCCCTGCTGCCGGCCACCTGGCTGCGTCTGACGACGGACGACCGGCTGCGCACCACCGCCGACGTGCCGCGCGCGGAGGTCGCCGTGGTCTTCGGGGCGGGGCTGTGGGACGGGGAGCCGTCGCCGTACCTCGCGCACCGGCTGGACGCGGCGGCGGAGCTGTACCGGGCGGGACGGATCGAGGTGGTGCTGGTCACCGGCGACAACAGCCGCGAGGAGTACGACGAGCCGGACGCGATGCGCGCCTACCTGACCCGGCACGGCGTGCCCGGCTCCCGGATCGTCAGCGACTACGCGGGCTTCGACACCTGGGACTCCTGCGTCCGGGCGAAGAAGATCTTCGGCGTGGACCGCGCGGTGCTGATCAGCCAGGGCTTCCACATCCGGCGGGCGGTGGCACTGTGCGAGACGGCCGGGGTCTCCTCGTACGGCGTCGGCGTCGACGACCGCCACGACGTCACCTGGTACTACGGAACCGTCCGGGAGCTGTTCGCGGCGGGCAAGGCGGCGCTGGACGCCGCCTTCCGCCCGGACCCGCACTTCCTCGGGCCGAAGGAGCCGGGGGTGCGGCGGGCGCTCGCCGAGGCGTCCGCGCGGCGGGAAGGGTGAGCGCCTCACCGCGGGCCGGAGCCGGCGGGGAGGCCGCCGTACCGGGGGCGTAACAGCGGCCGGTGCGCCGTGTAACACCGGGGACGCAGCCTGGACCGTATGCGAGACACCGTGACGCCCACGCACTGCCCCTACTGCGCCCTGCAGTGCGGGATGAATCTGACGCCGGCCCCGGACGGGACGGCCGTCGAGGTGACTGAGCGGGCGGACTTCCCGGTGAACCGGGGCGCGCTGTGCGGGAAGGGTCGTACGGCGGCCGCCGTGCTCTCCCCGGGCGTGCGGCTGACCTCGCCGCTGGTGCGGTCCGCGGGGGGCGCGCTGGTGCCGGCCTCGTGGGAGGAGGCCCTGGAGCGGGTCGCCGGGGAGCTCGGGCGGACGCGTGCGGAGTCCGGCGCGGACGCGGTGGGGGTGTTCGGCGGGGGCGGGCTGACCAACGAGAAGGCGTACTCCCTGGGGAAGTTCGCGCGGGTGGTGCTGGGCACCTCGCAGATCGACTACAACGGGCGGTTCTGCATGTCGTCGGCGGCCGCGGCCGGCAACACGGCGTTCGGTCTGGACCGGGGGCTGCCGTTCCCGCTGGAGGACATCCCGCGGACCGGCTGTGTGATCCTCGTCGGGTCGAATCCGGCGGAGACCATGCCGCCGTCGCTGCGCTACTTCACCGAGCTGCGGGAGAACGGCGGCACGCTGATCGTCGTCGACCCGCGCCGCACGAGGACCGCCGACCACGCCGACCTGCATCTCGCCCCGCGCCCCGGCACCGACCTCGCGCTGGCGCTGGGCCTGCTGCACCTGGTGGTCGCCGAGGGCCGCACCGACGAGGCGTACGTCCGGGAGCGCACCACCGGCTGGGAGGAGACCCGGGCGGCGGCGATGGCGCACTGGCCGGAGTACGTGGAGCGGATCACCGGTGTGTCGGTGCCCGAACTGCGGGAGGCGGTACGGCTGTTCTGCGAGCCGGAGGCGGCGATGGTGCTGTCCGCGCGCGGGCCCGAGCAGCAGTCCAAGGGCACGGACACGGTGGGCGCGTGGATCAACCTGTGCCTGGCGACGGGGCGGGCGGGCCGGCCGCTGTCCGGGTACGGGTGTCTGACCGGGCAGGGCAACGGGCAGGGCGGACGGGAACACGGGCAGAAGGCCGACCAGTTGCCCGGCTACCGCAAGCTCACCGACCCGGCGGCGCGGGCGCACGTGGCCGGGGTGTGGGGCGTGGACCCCGACTCCCTGCCCGGGCCGGGGCGCAGCGCCTACGAGCTGCTCGACGCGCTGGGCACGGACATCCGCTCGCTGCTGCTGATGGGCTCCAACCCGGTGGTGTCGGCGCCGCGCGCCGCGCACGTCGAGGAGCGGATCCGCTCGCTGGACTTCCTGGCGGTGTGCGACGTGGTCCTGTCGGAGACGGCCGCGCTCGCCGACGTGGTCCTGCCGGTGACGCAGTGGGCGGAGGAGACGGGGACGACGACCAGTCTGGAGGGGAGGGTGCTGCTGCGGCGGCGCGCGATCAGCCCGCCGGAGGGGGTCCGCAGCGATCTGGAGGTGCTGCACGAGCTGGCCGCGCGGCTGGGCGGCGGGCGGAACCTGGAGAAGGGCTTCCCCACCGACCCCGAGGAGGTCTTCGAGGAGCTGCGCCGGGCCAGCGCGGGCGGCCCCGCGGACTACTCCGGGATCACCTAC carries:
- a CDS encoding SanA/YdcF family protein; this encodes MRRFGIRRPRLPRTRTGWRRLVQGVVTVCVLALLPATWLRLTTDDRLRTTADVPRAEVAVVFGAGLWDGEPSPYLAHRLDAAAELYRAGRIEVVLVTGDNSREEYDEPDAMRAYLTRHGVPGSRIVSDYAGFDTWDSCVRAKKIFGVDRAVLISQGFHIRRAVALCETAGVSSYGVGVDDRHDVTWYYGTVRELFAAGKAALDAAFRPDPHFLGPKEPGVRRALAEASARREG
- a CDS encoding molybdopterin oxidoreductase family protein, translated to MRDTVTPTHCPYCALQCGMNLTPAPDGTAVEVTERADFPVNRGALCGKGRTAAAVLSPGVRLTSPLVRSAGGALVPASWEEALERVAGELGRTRAESGADAVGVFGGGGLTNEKAYSLGKFARVVLGTSQIDYNGRFCMSSAAAAGNTAFGLDRGLPFPLEDIPRTGCVILVGSNPAETMPPSLRYFTELRENGGTLIVVDPRRTRTADHADLHLAPRPGTDLALALGLLHLVVAEGRTDEAYVRERTTGWEETRAAAMAHWPEYVERITGVSVPELREAVRLFCEPEAAMVLSARGPEQQSKGTDTVGAWINLCLATGRAGRPLSGYGCLTGQGNGQGGREHGQKADQLPGYRKLTDPAARAHVAGVWGVDPDSLPGPGRSAYELLDALGTDIRSLLLMGSNPVVSAPRAAHVEERIRSLDFLAVCDVVLSETAALADVVLPVTQWAEETGTTTSLEGRVLLRRRAISPPEGVRSDLEVLHELAARLGGGRNLEKGFPTDPEEVFEELRRASAGGPADYSGITYRRLAEENGVFWPCPADGEPGGGVHPGTPRLFLDRFATGDGRARFAPVSHRAAAEEPDDEYPVLLTTGRVVAQYQSGAQTRRVDELNAAAPGPFVELHPRLAERLGAAEGDPVAVVSRRGRAVAPARITTAIRPDTVFMPFHWAGEGRANTLTNPALDPTSRMPEFKACAVRLEAVRR